Sequence from the Candidatus Phytoplasma solani genome:
ATTTTACCTTAAAATCTTATTTAATGATCTTATAAAAAATAGCACTCAATAGTTGACAGTGCCAATTTTTTTTGTTAAAATAAGATTGAGCTTAAAGAAAATCTTTAAGTTTAGTAAAATAAAATGTTTTTAGAAATTTTTTATTTCAAAGTATAATAAAGGAGTGTATAAGAATGTTATTTAATTTAATTAATCAAGAAAAAGATTTATTTGATGATTTATTTTTTGAAACTAAATCTATTATGAAAACTGATGTGCAAGAAAAAGACAATCAATATTTAATAACTATTGAATTACCAGGTTTTAAAAAAGAAGATGTTAAAGTTGCTTTACAAAAAGGCTATTTAATAGTTGAAGCTAAAACCGCTCAAGAAAACGAAGAAAAAGAAAATAATTTTTTAAGAAAAGAACGATTACAAGGACTTTTTAGACGTAATTTTTATTTAGGAGAAGGTTTTACTTTAGAAGATGTTAAAGGAACTTTAGAAGAAGGGTTATTAAAATTAGCTATTACTAAAAAAGAAAAAAAAGAAATTGAAGAAAAACGTTATTTAGAATTAAAATAATCATCAATATATGTAAAAAGACTAACTTTTTGAAAGTTAGTCTTTTTTGTTTTTGGACAAAAATATAATTTAAAATAAAAAAAACCAACTTATAATATATAAGCTAGTTTTGGGTTTAACGGTTTTAATCTTTTTTATTGATGATTACAGTTTTGTTTTGGAAACGAACATTAGATTTATTTTTGAATTGATACAAAAAACGACTTGCCACTTCAAAAATAGTTTCATGAGTTAAATGCTTAATATTGCCAATATTTTTACTATAAATTTGGAATTCTTCTTTTAACAGTTTAATTAATGCTGGTGGGTTAATGTTGTCTTTTTTGCCAAGATTGATTACAACTTCAACAAAATCACTTCTACTATAAGAGCTCGCTTTAGAATCATGAAAGCGGGAATTACTAAAACGTGGTTCGTAGAAACGACTTTCTCCAAATCTTCTAGGAACAAAAGAGTTATTGCTAAAACTTACTCTTGGTGGAAAAATATCAGAATAATTTCTTTCTTTTGGTGAAATATGTGTTAATAACCCTTGAATAATTTGTTCAGCAGAAAATTTTTGCAATAATTCTTCGATAATAGGATAATTAATGCTTTCTTGAGTATTTTTTTCAACGATATCTAAGATTTTTTTTTCAAAATTTTTTAAAATTTGTTTTTTAATGCCATCTACAGAAGGGATATCTAGCAAATTAATTTTTTCTTTCAAATAATATTCTAATTTTTTTAGTTGACTCATTTTTCTAGGGCTGATCAAGCTATAAGCTAAACCTTTTTTGCCAGCGCGTCCAGTTCTTCCGATTCTGTGCACATAAACTTCATCTTCGTGAGGCAAATCATAGTTAATAACCATTTTAATATCAGAAATATCTATTCCTCTAGCGGCCACATCAGTTGCAATTAAAATTTGAATTTTGCCTTTGCGGAAGTTATTCATCACATATTGTCTTTGGTTTTGTTTTAAATCTCCGTGCACAGCATCTGCTAAAAAGCCTTTGTCTTGCAAATAAGCAGTGATTTCATCAACATCTTTTTTAGTATTAGCAAATAAAATAGCAGAATGATCTTTTTTTAAATCTAATAAGCGGACTAATAATTTATTTTTGTCAACTTCCTTTACTAAGAAATAAAATTGTTCAATCGCGTTAACAGCAATATTTTGAACAGGAACTTTTAAAATTTTAGTGTCTTTTTGATATTTACTAGCTATTTTTTTGATAAAAGGCGGTAAAGTAGCGGAAAATAAAACTGTTTGTCTTTCTGCAGGAATTTGTTTTAAAATGGTTTCTAAAGCTTCTTGAAAGCCCATTTTTAACATTTCATCAGCTTCATCTAAAGTTAAAATTTTTAAAGCAGATAAATCAATTTTGCCTCTTTCTATATGATCAATTGCTCTTCCGGGAGTAGCAATGATTAAATGTGGTCTATTTTCTAAGGCTCTGAATTGTTTAGTGTAAGATTCGCCCCCAAAGACAACAGCAATTCTAATTTCTGGATAAAAACGGAGCAATTTTTTTAATTCTTCGTATACTTGTAAAGTTAATTCACGAGTCGGACATAAAATTAAACTTTGAGTTTTAGCTAGTTTATGATCGATTTTTTCAATAATGGGGATTCCAAAAGCAAACGTTTTCCCGGTTCCTGTTTGGGCTTGTCCAATGACGTCACGTCCTTGAATAATTTCTGGAATCACTAAGGCTTGGATCGGGGTTGCTTCGATAAAATTAAGTTCTCTTAAAGCTTTTTTGGTTTGTTCCAAAATAGGTAATTGTTCAAATAAAGTATTCATAATTTCCTCATTTCTTTCTTTTTTTGATTTTTTAAAAATCATATAATTTATACAAGTAAAAATATAAAATGTTTTGCGAAAAAACACTTAAAAGTTATTTTAAGAACTTTTAATCGCCAGATAAGATTGGTTAGATTTTATTAGTAATTTGTCAAGAATTTTCAAACAAGAAAGAATAATTATCTAAACAATTATTTTTAATTTGTTTTTAAAACGTTTTCTTGAGAATTAAAGAGTTATTTGAAGAAATATTTTTTCTCCAATAAACCTACATTTTGAACCAATTTTTGGTCTAAAACCATAAATAAATATTTTTTATATTTTTCTATTAATCGATATTTACTAAAAAATATTAGTTATTTTTAATTTATAAAACAATTTAGAAATTGGTAAAATAATTGCACTTTTTTTATAATAGTTTTTTTGATTTCAACATTTCATAATATTTCATAATTTTTTACTGTATCTTTAATATTATACTTTGAAAAGCGCAAAAACACAACCCTTTTTTTATCTTTTTAATTATTTTATTTCCTTTTTGGTATGTTTCTTTATCATTTGAAGTAATAATTTATCTTAGTGATTTGATTCTAATTAGTTTATTACATCCAAAAAGACTTAATAAAGTAAATATTTGAGCATAAAAGTTGCTATTTTATATTTTTTGATGTATAATAATTAATAAATAGTAGTTTTATTTTTTAAAATTACTATTATTTTTTGAGATTAACTAAAAAGATGGGAGGTGGAATTTCTTATTAAACAAAAAAAGATTGCCAAAAATGTTTCTAGTGGTATTTTCTTTATTAAATTAATTTCTTGCCATCTTATTTGTTTTAGGATCGATTTTTATTAAAAAAAATTCAAAAATATAAAGGAGCATTCAATGCCTGTTCGTGGTACTTCTACTACAACTACCGTTCGTAAAAAAGCTACTGTCGCTAAAACACCTTCTCAAGACTCAAATGAAAACAAGATTCATCATTTAGTTAAATTATTGTTGTTAAATTTTTTTATTACCCCATTATTATTTTTTTTAACAGTTTTTTTATGTAATGAAACCATAAACATTTTAATATCTACTACAAAAAATACTGAGGGAAACACACTAATTTCTAATTCTATTTTTTTTGATTTCTTGTTTAAAACAGTTCGTTATGATGATGCTTTTAAATCTTTTGGTTTTTGTATTTTGTTTTATAGATGGTTTTTTTTGTTATATATGGTTTTTATTATTATTTTTAATATTACTAAAACTTTCAAAAATATTGCAAATAAAAATTAATAAAGAAGGGAGATAATGGTGTCTACAAATTTTAAATCGGAATTCCAAAAAATTAAATCGGAATTCCAAAAAAATAAAAGGTTTAAAAGATATGTAATTTGGCTACTAGTTGCATTAATATCTTTTGGATTACAATTTTTAGGATTTGGTATATTGTCTTTTGTTCAAAAATTTGAATCACATTTAATAATTAAATTTATTTTTCTTTTTCTGCTTCCGTTTGTAAGTTTTATAATATCATCACTAGTCTTTTTTTTCTCTTATTTCAAAAACTATGTTTCAAAGCAAAGAGAAGAATTAAAAAAAGAAATTCCTGAAATGATTAGAGAAATGCAAATTGCATACAGAAAAAGTAATATTGACAACGAAGAATTTCAAAATTATAAAAGATTATGTTTGGATTTAAATCAACTAGCAACACCGAAAGGAGAACTTATTATTGTAGAAATTATTAATTTAGATAACATTATAAAAGCTTTTGAAAACTTAATTGCTAAAATTAATAAATCAGTTGGTTCTCAAGAAGATCCAGAGCAAGTAATGAAACTACGACAAAAAAAAGAAGGAGAAATATTTGATAGAATTAGAAAAACAGAAGTATTAAAGAAAATAATAGATATTGAATGTATTAAAGAATGGTTGAGAAAATTAATAGACTTTTCTAAAAGAGAAATTGAAGAAATGAAAAATTCTTTAAAAAAAGAAATATTTATACCATTGATGCGGCATGATATCTTAGAAATATCTACAATTGAAGAATATTTAAAAACTGACAAGGCAAAAAGAGAAAACTTTTCTAACTTAACGAAAACCCTTTATGAGAAAAATTCACAAGATTTTTTTGGAATATTTTTTGAAGAAGGAAAATATGATGGGTTTTTAAAACAATTAAAAATTCATGTTCTTGATAAAATTCATTTAATTGATAAAAAATATGTATAATAAGTAGACTGATAAAAATACAATGACGTTCAAACGATAAAAATAAAATGATAGATAAAAAAACGAATACTAAAAACTATCTTAATGAAATACAAGTACATTCTAATAAAATAGAAGATGCTTTATTGTGTGTTTTAATAAATAAAAATTAGTTGCTTATTATGAGTCTTTAGTTGATAAATGCACATTTAAAAAAACACAAACTTGATTAAGATTAAAAAAAATTAAAAAAATAAAATGTTATAGAAATTCAAAAAATAATTTTTGATAATGTTGGAATGCAACTTATGGAAAAATTTTTTCAAGAAACATTATGGGGTAAACTAAAAATGACTAATATGATTAAAGATCGTAAAGATTGGAATATTAGTCGTCAAAGAACTTGGGGAGCGCCAATTCCTATTTTTTACTCCGAAAATAACCAGCCTATTTTAGATTTGCAATTAATCAATCATGTCGCTGATTTATTTGAAAAACATGGTATTGAAATTTGGTATGAGTGGGATTGTAAGCGACTTTTACCTCCTAATTATAACCACCCTGAAAGCCCAAATGGTATTTTTACAAAAGAACTTGATATTATGGATGTTTGGTTTGACTCAGGGACATCTTATAGCATTTTACCTCAAATTAAAGACGTTTATTTAGAAGGTACAGATCAATATCGAGGCTGGTTTAATTCTTCTTTAATTACTTCGGTTGCTGCCTTTCAAAAAGCCCCTTATAAAACAGTGATTACACATGGCTTTGTTTTTGATGGACAAGGTAAAAAAATGTCTAAATCTTTAGGTAATGTGATCGATCCTTTAGTAATTGCCTCCCAAAAAGGAGCCGATATTATTCGGTTGTGGGTTGCAAACACTAATTATAATTTGGATGTCCGAATTAATGCTTCTATTTTAAATCAAATCGAAGATATGTATCGTAAAATCAGAAATACCTTTCGTTTTATGCTTGGTAATTTAAATCTTTTTGATAAAAGTAAGCATTATCTTGCTTTTGAAAAACGAACCCCAATTCATCAAGCAGTGATAATGGATTTAGAAGAAGTGTTAAAACATGTAACACACGCTTATGAAACTTATAATTTTGAAGCCATTTTAAGACACTTATTCCCTTTTATCACCAATAAAATTAGTGCTTTTTACTTTGATTTTATCAAAGATATTTTATATATCGAAACACAAGATCATTTAGAAAGACGCATGATACAATCAACTATCTATGATTTGTTATTGGCGTTTTTACAAATTTTAACTCCCATTATTCCGCACACCACCTCAGAAGTTTATAGTTTTTGTTCTTTTTTTGACAAAGAAGATGTTTATTTAGAATCTATTCCGCAATTAAAAAATTATGACAACTCATCGATTTTATTAGAATATCATAATTTTTTATCTTTACGTAAAAATGTTTTGCAAGCTTTAGAGCAAGCTAGACAAAATAATATTATCAACGCTTCTTTGCAAGCCCACATCAACTTATCTTTAACTGAGGCACAAATGCATACTTTAGCTGTATTACAAATTAAAGAACAATTACATCAACTTTTTATTGTTTCAAAAGTGACCTTAACCCAAAAGGCAGTTTTTGCTGTAAAAGTAATAAAAACAGAAGGTTTTGCTTGTAAACGTTGCTGGAATGTAATAATTGATGAACAACAACAAAATCTATGTCCACGTTGTCAAAGAATTTTACAACAAAAAAAGGAAACTATTTTAATTTATGAAAAACAAGAAAAAACTTGAAATCAATTATAAGCAAGAAATTAAAAAATTATTAATTATTTTTGCTTGTTTAATTGGTTATGACTTAATTAGCATTTGGGCTTTTAATTGTACCGGATCAAAAGCATATGAAACTGATCTTTATCCTGGCGGCATTCATGGTTTAGGTGATTTAATTGGTAAAATTTTAAACAAGGCAAATTATTTAGCAAACGATAATATTACTACTTTTGCGATGATTTTTTATCTCATTATTAATGTTTTGCTTCTTGGGTTTATCGCTTTTCGTTATTTAGATTCTTATTTTACAATTACAACCGCTGCTGCTGCATTATTCTTGCCTTTGATGGGAGTTTTTTTGCAATGGCAAGTTAAAGAAGGATTTTTAAGTGAAACTGAACGTTTTTTTTACATTTTTAAAACAGAAAGTAATTTTTTAAGTGATTCACTAAGAGCAATTTTTGCTGGTTTATTTACCGGAGTTTTTAATGGAATTGTTATTAAAATTGGTTCTTCGACCGGCGGAATTGATATTGTAGGTAAATATTTATTGGTTTATAAAAGAAAAAATATTGCTTCAGTGATTCAAATTTTTAGTTATATACTTGTTTTTATTGGTATTTGTGCTAGTTTTTACTTCTCGCCATCAAAAGACATTTATTCGCCTTTACAAGGAATTTTTTATGCTCTTTTAAGAATTCAATTAACTGTTTTGGTAATAGATTTAATGAACCCTATCAACTCAAAAAATAAAAAAAGGGTTTCGATTAAAAAAAACACAACCTTATAGTTGCAATTCCAATTATTTAACCTATTAAAGGCCCACCAAAAGGGCTGTTAGGTGTTTATTTTCAAGGCGGAAAATGTGAAGTTTGACCTTTGGTTGTGCTTGAAAACAATTGGGAAAAATGGGTGGCAAAGCCACTAAAATGTTTATTTTTGTGTTAAAACAAAAACCTAAAATACAATCTCAAAAAAGTTTTCTTTTTAGTTTAAATTATTATAGTATACATTTAAAGAGGAGTATTAGAATATTATGCAGTTTTCTATTGGACGTGTGATAAGTTTTATTTTTTTAAGTTTATTGTTTTTGATAATATGGCTTGTTGTGGTTGTGTGTATTTGTAATTCAACTCCTGAAATGTCTAAATTATACGAAAAAGTAGTAACTGAAGTGCAGAATCAAATAAGTAATCGTGTTTATGATGAAAAATTTCTTATAGATGCTGTTATAAAAGAACACGAGCTTCGTGTACAATTTTTTAAAAAAAATACCATCTATTTAATAATTTCTTTTTTAGCTTGTATTTTTGTTCCTGGTTATATTTGTTTTTCAGGTAAAAAAGAGCCAAAATTTGTCTTTACACAAGCACCTCCGTATCCACCACAAAATCCATATCCGTTACAATATCCACCAAGATATTAAGTTTAAATAAATATTTAACGATTTATTATTCAAAAATATAATAAAAATTGCACCAAAGTAATAAGATAATAATAAAAAGAAAGAATTAAAATATGGGTTTTTTAAGTAAATTATTTTTTAATAAAGAAAAAAAATATGATGAACAAAGAAGGCTTGTAAAAATAATACAATATTATAGCACAGGAGCATTAGCAAAAGTGCTTGATTTTAATCCTGAAACCGGCAACAAGATTAAATATACCGAATATAAGGATTGTTGTAGTTTAGATAAAGAAAGTTATAAAGTTAGAGAAACAATTTACTATTCTAACGGAAATATAAATTTTGTTATTGAATTTAAAAATGAAATACCGATTAAACAAATAATTTATAACAAAAATGGTAGTATCAAAGAAGTGAAAAACTTTTAATTTAGGTTTAAATTAATTTATAGTTAAAAAAACTAAATATAATTTTTATGATTTCAATATTTAAAAAAATTAATATAAGGATATAAAAAATAGAACAAAATAATAATTTAAATTCAAAAAAATTAGTTAGTGAAAATAAAATTAGTCTTAAACAAGTGGTTGCATTGCTTTTGGTTTTGACAATTTTATTCGGGTTGGCTGCTTTTACAAAATATAATAAAGTAGTTAAATATGATGCATGTTTTTATTTGTTTGGAGCAACAGCTATTACTAGTATTTTGTGTTGTTTGTGTATGGCGCCCAAGTTTTTTAAAAATAATACAACTTCAAAAGAAGTATTAGAATTTATTATGAATATAGATGATAATTTTAATAATCGTAAAATAACTATCGAAGAAGTTAGAAAAATATCTAAAAAAATGGATTAATTTGCTAATATCTTTCGAATGGATTAATTTAAAATATAAAATAATAAATATTGATAAAAATTATTTTTAGGTAGGATAATGGAATGATTTTAGAAAATTTTTTTATTAATATAAGAATAATAGTTGAGCGGTTTGATAAATATTTTTTCTATTACGTTTATAAAATACCTGGTTTGGAAAAAATTAATACTTTTTTCAGACAATATTTTTGGAATCATATTTTATTAGAAGAACATCAAGACATTGTCTCTAAAGTGTTTACTTTATGGTTGTGTTTGTTGTGTTATCCTTTTGTTGCTTCAATTTTCTTTTTTGTTTTGAAAGTATTTCATTATATTTTTTTAATCTTCAAACGTATATTTACCTAAAAAAATTTAAAAAGGGGTATGATTTATGTTAAAAGACAATGGTATAAGTCTAAGTATAAGTACAATCGTGAAATTTATTTTAAAAGTGCTTTTTTTGATGTTCTTTTTATTAGTTATTTTGAGCTATAAAATAGCTTTTAGAAGACTTAAAAAAGGTTTTTTTAGTAATCATTATGCAAGTTTGAAATCATCAAATTAGAAAGGCAAAAGCGGAATTATGAATGGAAAATATAATTTTTGGCAAATACTTTTAGAAAAAAATCCTGATAATGTTTCTAATGTAGTCTATTTTGTTACTTTTACTGTTTTAGTGGGCTATCTGCCTTTTATTTTTTGTATTTTAGATGATTGTTTTCAAGTCAGTTCCTTTATTAAATCTTTGCTGATTAAGAAGTGAAATTAATAGCGTATCAATACTGATTTTGGTAATTTTTTAATTAAAAGGCTAACTTTTTAGTTAGTCTTTTGTGCGGATAGATGAATCGCGCCTTAACAGGTTTGGGTTCATCTTTTTGTCTATACTACGATTTGCTCCCATCAAAACGTAGCGAGCAAGTTTCGAAGTACTACGTTTTTTACAATCTCTACAAACTTTTGTTTATTAACATTAAATCTTCAAAATGTTTAGTTATTTTATTACCCAGTTTGTAGTATGTGTGCTCTGTTATAAAAAATTGTAAATAAATTCATTTTTAATACCTAAATAGGCTAGTTTTTGCAACTAGTCTTTTTTTTGTTTTTAAGAAAAGATGATTTTTAAATGAATAATTTTTTCAATAATCATCCAAAACTCTATCAGATTTTTTTTGACACAGTTGTGTAAAAAAAATGAAAAAAATTTGGCAATCTTTTAGGAAATATTGTGCCTTATAATATGAAAGTAATAATTGTTTTATCTTTTTTTGCCCTAACTTATTGAAATTTTGTTTCAAATAAATAAAAACAAAAAAATAGTCTATTAAAAATGCGTCTAAAACATTTACACTTTTTTATATAACACTATAACTTATAATTATACATCAAAAAAACAAGTTTAACGCTTGCAAAAATTTAATTTAATAATATTTTTGTTTCTTTTTAGTTTTTTTATTAAATTTAATTTATCTGATAAAAATAAAAAAACTATCTCTTTTTAAGTATTCAAAAAATAATTCAATATTTTGTGTGAAATTAAATTTAAAACTAATTTATCAATTGTCTTTATCTTTTAATTGTTTTTTCAAAGAATATATGCTATTTTATCAAATAAATCTCTATTTTCTTGATGAAATGTTAGTCTTAAGAAAAATATTAAAAGCTTTATCACTTAAAAATAAAGAAGTTATTTAGTAGTCGGAGAAGTAAAACCTTATTTGAAACAATAAAGATAATCAACTTTTCAGGATGAAAGGTTAACAATCTTTATAGAACAAAAAGAAGTCAGCGAATTACTAACAAACAAAATAGATAATGGATGCTGATATCTTCAACAAACCTAGATGCAACAAAGAGACGATAGTGCAAAAAGCAGCAAAGTAGATCTACAAAATGGGTTTCAAAATAAAAAACTGCAATTTGGGGGATGAAACAAAGTGATTCTGATAACCCTTAAAGACTTTGAAGATTTAATGTTGATAAACGAAAGTCTGCCAAGTTTGTAAAAAGCTGTGTGTTTCGAAACTTTCCCGCTATGTTTGGGTGGGGACTGATTGTAGTATAGATAACACAGTATGGCTCGTTTATAACAATTCTAGCTGTTGAGGTGTAATTTATCTACATAAAATCCACAATAAAAGCAAAAATAGCATTGATTAACTGAAAAGACACAGTCATCATTTTACCATATATAAGTTTTAACAACGTATAAAAAGATAAAATGTTGCAATTAAGGCAAAATTTAAACATGCTATCATCCAAAAATAATTTAATCATTGATCTTTACGCGTGCCTAAAATTAACTTTTGTGTTTCTATCAAAATTATAGGTAGGCAAGAAAAAAAGAAGATGATAGCAAAATCTAGGCAAGATAGGGGCATAAGTTGAAATAATGTTCTGATAGGTGTAATTGTGACAATCATTAATTGCAATAAAAGACTGATGGAAAAAGCTTTGATTAAAAAAGGATTGATTTTTAATTTAAAAATAGAAGTTTTAAAACTACGTAAATTCCACACATGCATCAATTGCGATAAAGCTAAAACCATAAAAGCAAAAGTTTGAGCGTATTGGTTTTGGATTTGAGGGTTTTTGTCATGATGTAAGTGATATCCTAACAAAGAAGCTAAAAAAGTTAAACTAGCAATCATTATTCCTTCAATTATAATTTTTTGATAAGTGCGATAATGTAATAAATTTTCATTCATGGAGCGAGGAATTTTTGTCATTAAATTTTTTTCTTGCGGCTCTAACCCTAAAGCCATAGCCACTAAAGAATCGGTAACTAAATTAACCCACAAAATTTGAAAAGCTGTTATAATTTTGAAATTATCTTCAAAAAAGAAGATTCCTACAAAATTACTAATCAAAATCAGCATAATTTCGCCCACATTACAACTCAGAAGAAAAACCAAACTTTTTTTGATGTTGTAAAAAATATTGCGTCCTTCTTCTAAGGAAGTAACAATGGTCGAAAAATTATCATCTGTCAAAATCATATCTGCTGCCATTTTGGCAACGTGAGTGCCTGTAATTCCCATCGCAATCCCAACATCAGCTTGCTTAATGCTTAAAGCATCATTGACTCCATCTCCTGTCATAGCAACGATAAATCCTTTTTGTTGCCATGCTTTTACTATTTTTAATTTGTGTTCAGGATTGGTTCTGGCATAAACTTTAATATGCTCTAAATTTTGTAAAAAGTCTTTGTTTGACATCTGATTTAAGGTTGTTCCTGTGATAGCTAAATCGGTTGAATTGGTTAAAATATTTAATTTTTTAGCAATCACAGTGGCAGTTTGTAAGTGGTCGCCTGTAATCATAATGGGAGTGACGCAAGCTTGTTGGCATTTTTCAATTGCTTGAGGAGCATCTATTCGGATAGAATCTTCCATAGCTACCGCTCCTAAAAAAATTAAATTTTGTTCACTTGTTGATAAATTATTTTGCCAA
This genomic interval carries:
- a CDS encoding Hsp20 family protein, with the translated sequence MLFNLINQEKDLFDDLFFETKSIMKTDVQEKDNQYLITIELPGFKKEDVKVALQKGYLIVEAKTAQENEEKENNFLRKERLQGLFRRNFYLGEGFTLEDVKGTLEEGLLKLAITKKEKKEIEEKRYLELK
- a CDS encoding DEAD/DEAH box helicase, with amino-acid sequence MNTLFEQLPILEQTKKALRELNFIEATPIQALVIPEIIQGRDVIGQAQTGTGKTFAFGIPIIEKIDHKLAKTQSLILCPTRELTLQVYEELKKLLRFYPEIRIAVVFGGESYTKQFRALENRPHLIIATPGRAIDHIERGKIDLSALKILTLDEADEMLKMGFQEALETILKQIPAERQTVLFSATLPPFIKKIASKYQKDTKILKVPVQNIAVNAIEQFYFLVKEVDKNKLLVRLLDLKKDHSAILFANTKKDVDEITAYLQDKGFLADAVHGDLKQNQRQYVMNNFRKGKIQILIATDVAARGIDISDIKMVINYDLPHEDEVYVHRIGRTGRAGKKGLAYSLISPRKMSQLKKLEYYLKEKINLLDIPSVDGIKKQILKNFEKKILDIVEKNTQESINYPIIEELLQKFSAEQIIQGLLTHISPKERNYSDIFPPRVSFSNNSFVPRRFGESRFYEPRFSNSRFHDSKASSYSRSDFVEVVINLGKKDNINPPALIKLLKEEFQIYSKNIGNIKHLTHETIFEVASRFLYQFKNKSNVRFQNKTVIINKKD
- a CDS encoding class I tRNA ligase family protein; amino-acid sequence: MEKFFQETLWGKLKMTNMIKDRKDWNISRQRTWGAPIPIFYSENNQPILDLQLINHVADLFEKHGIEIWYEWDCKRLLPPNYNHPESPNGIFTKELDIMDVWFDSGTSYSILPQIKDVYLEGTDQYRGWFNSSLITSVAAFQKAPYKTVITHGFVFDGQGKKMSKSLGNVIDPLVIASQKGADIIRLWVANTNYNLDVRINASILNQIEDMYRKIRNTFRFMLGNLNLFDKSKHYLAFEKRTPIHQAVIMDLEEVLKHVTHAYETYNFEAILRHLFPFITNKISAFYFDFIKDILYIETQDHLERRMIQSTIYDLLLAFLQILTPIIPHTTSEVYSFCSFFDKEDVYLESIPQLKNYDNSSILLEYHNFLSLRKNVLQALEQARQNNIINASLQAHINLSLTEAQMHTLAVLQIKEQLHQLFIVSKVTLTQKAVFAVKVIKTEGFACKRCWNVIIDEQQQNLCPRCQRILQQKKETILIYEKQEKT
- a CDS encoding YitT family protein gives rise to the protein MKNKKKLEINYKQEIKKLLIIFACLIGYDLISIWAFNCTGSKAYETDLYPGGIHGLGDLIGKILNKANYLANDNITTFAMIFYLIINVLLLGFIAFRYLDSYFTITTAAAALFLPLMGVFLQWQVKEGFLSETERFFYIFKTESNFLSDSLRAIFAGLFTGVFNGIVIKIGSSTGGIDIVGKYLLVYKRKNIASVIQIFSYILVFIGICASFYFSPSKDIYSPLQGIFYALLRIQLTVLVIDLMNPINSKNKKRVSIKKNTTL
- a CDS encoding DUF2963 domain-containing protein, translating into MGFLSKLFFNKEKKYDEQRRLVKIIQYYSTGALAKVLDFNPETGNKIKYTEYKDCCSLDKESYKVRETIYYSNGNINFVIEFKNEIPIKQIIYNKNGSIKEVKNF